A genomic stretch from Deinococcus sp. YIM 134068 includes:
- a CDS encoding APH(3') family aminoglycoside O-phosphotransferase: MPLTLPDALRRVLPAARWEAVSGGESGAGVWRSQKYVVKVQARGSFPVSTLLQERERLRWLAGRVPVPAVVGYETTGEHEYLATTRLPGLPMSDPDALLHPERVVSLLARALRELHALPVRECPFNMTLPVVLRLAREQVLAGGVDEADFDDERRGWSAADVWNELVRTRPESEDLVVTHGDACLPNLIVNGEYVEGFIDVGRAGIADRHADLALTHRSLIRNLNEEYAERFLDTYGRAFVDERKLAYYRLLDELF; encoded by the coding sequence ATGCCCCTCACCCTGCCCGACGCCCTGCGGCGTGTCCTCCCCGCCGCCCGCTGGGAGGCCGTCTCCGGCGGGGAGAGCGGTGCGGGCGTGTGGCGCAGCCAGAAATATGTGGTGAAGGTACAAGCGCGCGGCAGCTTCCCGGTCAGCACCCTGCTTCAGGAGCGCGAGCGCCTACGCTGGCTCGCGGGCCGGGTGCCCGTTCCAGCGGTCGTCGGCTACGAGACGACCGGGGAGCATGAATACCTCGCCACGACGCGCCTGCCCGGCCTCCCCATGAGCGACCCCGACGCCCTGCTCCACCCCGAGCGGGTCGTGAGTCTCCTCGCCCGCGCCCTGCGCGAACTCCACGCCCTGCCCGTGCGCGAGTGCCCCTTCAACATGACCCTGCCCGTCGTGCTGCGCCTCGCCCGTGAGCAGGTCTTGGCGGGTGGGGTGGACGAGGCCGACTTCGACGACGAGCGCCGGGGCTGGAGCGCCGCCGACGTGTGGAACGAACTCGTCCGCACGCGCCCGGAGTCCGAAGACCTCGTGGTGACGCATGGGGACGCCTGCCTGCCCAACCTGATCGTCAACGGGGAGTACGTCGAAGGCTTCATCGACGTGGGCCGCGCCGGAATCGCCGACCGCCACGCCGACCTCGCCCTGACGCACCGCAGCCTGATTCGCAACTTGAACGAGGAATATGCCGAACGGTTCCTGGACACCTACGGGCGCGCGTTCGTGGACGAGCGGAAGCTGGCGTATTACAGGTTGCTGGACGAATTGTTCTGA